A single region of the Biomaibacter acetigenes genome encodes:
- a CDS encoding multicopper oxidase domain-containing protein, producing MAVINLWAKQGYMSTPDGQSIYFWGYSKGAAEPAQLPGPPIIVKQGEAVTINLTNNLPEPVSVFLPGQTGVKVGSQFVKPQYSGGNLISFVNYASSNGGTVSYTFTPTRPGTYIYESGTNPHKQVLLGLYGGIVVRPEDYDENTSRTAYGSGTDTEFDREYLIIFSEIDPSLHQAVIEGKPYMISKHHPRYWTMNGRCAPDTMLPDNAPYLPSQPYGAMVMAEPTEKVLIRYIGAGIDSHPLHPHGNHTRIIAMDGRLLKNGARDRSFKRFTVLVGPGQTYDQIFQWTGLGYTLDNPIPTIIPNRRNLGIGEAGWTMWSGSPYLGEKGEIPEGVVSFNEVGEYHFMLHSHSEPKITNWGAFPGGMMTMISIYPTGFLSPDVGVLSQPVGKE from the coding sequence ATGGCGGTAATAAATTTATGGGCAAAGCAAGGCTATATGAGCACTCCGGATGGCCAAAGCATATACTTTTGGGGTTACTCCAAAGGAGCAGCTGAACCGGCTCAGTTGCCGGGTCCTCCTATAATAGTTAAACAAGGTGAAGCCGTTACTATAAATTTAACAAACAACCTGCCTGAACCTGTATCTGTTTTCCTGCCGGGCCAGACAGGAGTTAAAGTGGGTTCTCAATTTGTTAAACCTCAATACAGTGGTGGAAATTTAATTTCCTTTGTGAATTATGCTTCCTCCAATGGGGGGACCGTTTCTTATACTTTTACACCAACCCGTCCCGGAACCTATATTTACGAAAGTGGAACCAATCCTCACAAGCAAGTATTATTAGGATTGTATGGAGGGATTGTGGTAAGGCCGGAAGATTACGATGAAAATACCAGCAGGACCGCCTATGGCAGCGGTACTGATACGGAATTTGACAGGGAATATCTGATAATATTTTCAGAAATTGACCCCAGTCTTCATCAAGCAGTTATTGAAGGAAAACCGTATATGATTAGTAAACACCATCCTCGTTACTGGACTATGAACGGACGATGTGCTCCCGATACAATGCTGCCTGATAATGCACCCTATTTGCCCAGTCAACCTTATGGGGCTATGGTGATGGCAGAGCCAACAGAAAAGGTTTTGATAAGGTATATTGGTGCGGGGATTGACAGTCATCCATTACACCCTCATGGCAATCATACCAGAATAATAGCTATGGATGGAAGGCTGTTGAAAAATGGAGCCAGGGATAGGTCCTTTAAACGTTTTACCGTTTTAGTAGGTCCGGGGCAAACTTATGATCAGATATTTCAGTGGACTGGGTTAGGGTATACTCTGGATAATCCAATACCAACTATAATCCCAAATCGAAGAAATCTAGGCATAGGAGAGGCGGGCTGGACTATGTGGAGTGGAAGTCCGTATTTGGGAGAAAAGGGTGAGATACCGGAAGGTGTAGTATCTTTTAACGAAGTAGGAGAGTATCATTTCATGCTCCACTCTCACTCAGAGCCTAAGATTACAAATTGGGGCGCCTTTCCGGGAGGAATGATGACTATGATTTCCATATACCCGACCGGTTTTCTGAGTCCAGATGTCGGGGTATTAAGTCAGCCTGTAGGGAAGGAGTGA
- a CDS encoding multicopper oxidase domain-containing protein, which translates to MAVIKKRYGATDGWINMPDGTVHYIFGFCDITDVPENEVFSYRGKATLLAPLLEVYEGDEIYLTLTNLGFPQRPDLDDTHTIHWHGFPNQISLWDGVPEASISVPVGRNFEYYYEPLDPGTYMYHCHFEPVEHIQMGMVGPLIVRPLIEKDPDYTGRKFAYNDISTEYDREAIIFVTEMDARPHHLVANVQVFDWTDYCPQYWMINGRAYPDTVKPPNDPSFPSQPYSAYIEGFTDEKVLLRFVNLGFENHSIQITGIPFKVIGLDAKQLKGLNGEDLSQWRNAVYVAPGQTVDAIITLPDAGKYILYNRSLQRNTNNGIPSGGMMTEINVLEV; encoded by the coding sequence GTGGCTGTTATAAAGAAAAGATATGGTGCCACTGACGGGTGGATAAACATGCCCGATGGCACTGTTCATTATATATTTGGTTTCTGTGACATAACCGATGTGCCTGAAAATGAAGTGTTTAGCTATAGAGGAAAAGCAACTTTACTTGCACCATTGTTAGAAGTATACGAAGGTGATGAAATTTATCTAACTTTAACAAATTTGGGTTTTCCTCAAAGACCGGATTTGGATGATACTCACACAATCCACTGGCACGGGTTTCCCAACCAAATATCATTATGGGATGGAGTACCTGAAGCTTCTATCTCGGTGCCGGTAGGAAGAAATTTTGAGTACTATTACGAACCATTAGACCCGGGCACTTATATGTACCACTGCCATTTTGAACCGGTAGAGCATATACAAATGGGAATGGTAGGCCCCTTGATAGTTAGACCTTTGATAGAAAAGGATCCAGACTATACGGGAAGAAAGTTTGCATATAATGATATTTCTACTGAATACGACAGGGAAGCTATTATATTTGTAACAGAAATGGATGCACGACCTCACCACTTAGTAGCCAATGTTCAAGTTTTTGATTGGACTGATTATTGTCCTCAGTACTGGATGATAAATGGCAGAGCCTATCCGGACACAGTAAAACCGCCAAATGATCCTTCATTTCCTTCGCAACCTTACTCTGCCTATATAGAAGGATTCACCGATGAAAAAGTATTGCTGAGGTTTGTGAATTTAGGTTTTGAAAATCATTCCATTCAGATAACAGGCATTCCTTTTAAAGTAATAGGATTGGATGCAAAGCAGCTAAAAGGATTAAATGGAGAAGACTTAAGTCAATGGAGGAATGCAGTATATGTGGCTCCAGGCCAAACTGTAGATGCAATAATAACACTGCCGGATGCAGGCAAATACATTTTATATAATAGAAGTCTGCAAAGGAACACTAACAATGGGATTCCATCAGGCGGAATGATGACAGAAATAAATGTTTTAGAAGTATAA